A region of Chlorogloeopsis sp. ULAP01 DNA encodes the following proteins:
- a CDS encoding photosystem II reaction center protein T: MESVAYILILTLAIGVLFFAIAFREPPRIERKEDK, encoded by the coding sequence ATGGAAAGCGTGGCATATATTTTGATTTTGACTTTGGCAATAGGAGTTCTCTTCTTTGCGATCGCATTCCGCGAACCTCCTCGCATTGAAAGAAAAGAGGATAAGTAA
- a CDS encoding 30S ribosomal protein S1, whose protein sequence is MVNQKSTVLTDIGFTHDDFAALLDKYDYHFSPGDIVPGTVFSIEPRGALIDIGAKTAAYIPIQEMSINRVDSPEEVLQSNEIREFYILSDENEEGQLTLSIRRIEYMRAWERVRQLQAEDATVRSGVFATNRGGALVRIEGLRGFIPGSHISTRKPKEELVGEELPLKFLEVDEERNRLVLSHRRALVERKMNRLEVGEVVIGTVRGIKPYGAFIDIGGVSGLLHISEISHEHIDTPHSVFNVNDEVKVMIIDLDAERGRISLSTKQLEPEPGDMIKNRDLVYDKAEEMAAKYREQLLVKQQGIAPAAITVTDEGEVAAEEIPSAVEAVEEEIPSAIEAVEEEIPSAIEAVEEEIPAAIEE, encoded by the coding sequence ATGGTCAATCAGAAATCAACTGTATTAACTGATATTGGGTTTACTCACGACGATTTCGCTGCTTTACTGGACAAATACGATTATCATTTTAGCCCTGGTGATATTGTACCCGGTACAGTGTTCAGTATAGAGCCGCGCGGCGCTCTGATTGACATAGGTGCTAAAACCGCAGCATACATACCCATACAAGAAATGTCTATTAACCGGGTGGACAGCCCGGAAGAAGTTTTACAATCAAACGAAATACGGGAATTTTACATCCTTAGCGATGAAAACGAAGAGGGACAACTAACTCTTTCTATTCGCCGTATAGAATATATGCGAGCTTGGGAGCGAGTACGGCAGTTGCAAGCAGAAGATGCAACTGTCCGTTCTGGCGTATTTGCCACTAACCGTGGTGGAGCTTTAGTAAGGATTGAGGGTTTACGTGGATTTATTCCTGGCTCTCATATCAGTACTCGCAAGCCTAAAGAAGAATTAGTAGGTGAAGAACTTCCATTAAAGTTCTTAGAAGTAGATGAAGAACGTAACCGCTTAGTTCTGTCCCACCGTCGGGCGCTGGTAGAGCGCAAGATGAACCGTCTGGAAGTTGGTGAGGTCGTAATCGGTACAGTGCGCGGTATTAAGCCCTATGGTGCCTTTATTGATATTGGCGGCGTAAGTGGTCTATTGCATATATCCGAAATTTCCCATGAACATATTGATACACCTCACAGTGTATTCAATGTCAATGATGAAGTAAAAGTCATGATCATTGACCTAGATGCAGAAAGAGGTCGGATATCTTTGTCCACTAAACAGCTAGAACCAGAACCAGGTGACATGATCAAGAATCGTGATCTAGTTTACGATAAAGCAGAAGAAATGGCAGCAAAGTATAGAGAACAACTGTTAGTGAAACAGCAAGGTATAGCACCTGCCGCCATTACCGTTACAGATGAAGGCGAAGTAGCAGCAGAAGAAATTCCATCTGCTGTTGAAGCAGTTGAAGAAGAAATTCCATCTGCGATTGAAGCAGTTGAAGAAGAAATTCCATCTGCGATTGAAGCAGTTGAAGAAGAAATTCCAGCAGCTATTGAAGAGTAA
- a CDS encoding HAD family hydrolase: protein MVSIKCRNVTFSNIQAIFFDKNGTLEDSEAYLRSLAQKAARLLDAQVPGIGEPLLMAFGVNSNTLDPAGLIAVASRRETEVAAAAYIAETGKSWFESLQMSRQALEEAEKYIGKTPSPLFVGSLEVLKNLSQAGLKLGILSAATTTEVREFVKTHQLSNYIQLEMGVDEGPSKPDPILFLQACETMGVEPLATLMVGDSVGDMQMARNAKAAGCIGITWVGKPDNVAGADVIINQLDEIQIC, encoded by the coding sequence TTGGTATCTATTAAGTGCAGAAATGTAACTTTTTCCAATATCCAGGCTATTTTCTTTGACAAAAATGGTACTTTAGAAGACTCCGAAGCTTACTTGCGATCGCTTGCCCAAAAAGCAGCACGACTTTTAGACGCACAAGTTCCCGGAATTGGAGAACCACTGTTAATGGCTTTTGGCGTCAATAGTAATACCCTTGATCCGGCAGGTTTAATAGCGGTAGCAAGTCGCCGCGAAACAGAAGTTGCTGCTGCTGCATATATTGCCGAAACCGGAAAGAGTTGGTTCGAGTCATTACAAATGTCGCGTCAAGCCCTAGAAGAAGCAGAAAAGTATATTGGCAAAACCCCTTCACCCCTATTTGTAGGTAGTTTAGAAGTCTTGAAGAACTTGTCACAAGCCGGACTTAAACTTGGTATTCTTTCGGCGGCAACGACTACTGAAGTACGTGAATTTGTAAAAACTCACCAGTTAAGTAACTATATTCAACTCGAAATGGGAGTAGATGAAGGCCCCAGTAAACCAGATCCAATCCTATTTTTGCAAGCTTGTGAAACAATGGGAGTTGAACCATTAGCCACACTCATGGTAGGAGATTCTGTGGGTGATATGCAAATGGCACGTAACGCCAAAGCTGCTGGTTGTATTGGTATAACTTGGGTTGGTAAACCAGACAATGTTGCAGGTGCAGATGTGATAATTAACCAACTAGATGAAATTCAAATATGTTAA
- a CDS encoding DUF4112 domain-containing protein, with protein MNTAERLATLNRIRKLSRLMDTSIRIPVIGFRFGLDPIIGLIPGAGDLISTGFSAYIIYLATRLGIPRQDLKQMIFNVALETAVGTVPFVGDLFDAFYKSNIRNLAILEKHLLVVEPEISEEQEVSEVATPASVS; from the coding sequence ATGAATACTGCTGAACGCCTTGCTACTCTCAACCGCATTCGTAAACTTAGCCGCTTGATGGATACATCTATACGTATTCCAGTAATTGGCTTCCGCTTTGGACTAGATCCAATTATTGGTTTAATTCCAGGTGCTGGTGATTTAATTAGTACAGGTTTTTCAGCTTATATTATTTATTTAGCTACTCGCCTTGGGATACCGCGCCAAGACTTAAAGCAAATGATATTCAACGTTGCTTTAGAAACAGCCGTTGGTACAGTACCTTTTGTGGGTGATTTGTTTGATGCGTTTTATAAGTCTAATATTCGCAATTTGGCCATTTTGGAAAAACATCTGCTAGTAGTTGAACCAGAAATATCTGAAGAACAAGAAGTCTCTGAGGTTGCTACTCCAGCTAGTGTTTCTTAA
- the arsC gene encoding arsenate reductase, glutathione/glutaredoxin type, with translation MKRVMFVCKRNSGRSQMAEGFAKTLGEGKIAVMSSGLEASQVDPLAVQVMSEVGIDISNQTSKPLINFQPEDFDVVISLCGCGVNLPEEWVIREVFEDWQLEDPKGESIEIFRRVRNQVKERVVKLIASLN, from the coding sequence ATGAAAAGAGTCATGTTTGTTTGTAAGAGAAACTCCGGCCGCTCTCAAATGGCAGAAGGGTTTGCAAAGACATTGGGTGAGGGAAAAATTGCTGTTATGAGTTCTGGTTTAGAAGCTTCTCAAGTAGATCCGCTTGCTGTTCAAGTGATGTCAGAAGTGGGTATTGATATTAGCAATCAAACTTCTAAGCCTTTAATTAATTTTCAACCAGAAGATTTTGATGTAGTGATTTCTCTGTGTGGTTGTGGAGTAAATTTGCCAGAAGAATGGGTAATTAGAGAAGTGTTTGAAGATTGGCAACTTGAAGATCCAAAGGGAGAATCAATAGAAATATTCCGTCGTGTTCGCAATCAAGTTAAAGAAAGAGTTGTGAAATTAATCGCATCGCTTAATTAA
- a CDS encoding ArsJ-associated glyceraldehyde-3-phosphate dehydrogenase: MRIRVGINGFGRMGRLGLRAAWGWPEIEFVHINEIKGGSVTAAHLLKFDSIHGRWGMDIEAEGDQICIEGKYLSFSEYSTPGEVPWEEFGVDVVLECSGKFRTPESLAPYFKRGVKKVIVAAPVKQGALNVVMGVNDYLYNPQEHHLLTAASCTTNCLAPIVKVIHEGLGIRHGLITTIHDATNTQTVVDAPHKDLRRARANSLSLIPTTTGSATAIGLIYPELNGKLNGLAVRVPLLNASLTDCVFEVAKPTSIEEINSLFKTAAQTSLQGILGYEELPLVSVDYKDDPRSSIVDALSTMVIDQTQVKILAWYDNEWGYVNRMMELARKVALSLN; the protein is encoded by the coding sequence ATGAGGATTCGCGTAGGTATTAATGGTTTTGGCAGAATGGGGCGCTTGGGTTTGCGAGCTGCTTGGGGATGGCCAGAAATAGAATTTGTTCACATCAACGAAATTAAAGGTGGATCAGTCACAGCAGCCCATCTGCTCAAGTTTGATTCGATTCACGGACGTTGGGGAATGGATATAGAAGCAGAGGGAGATCAGATTTGCATCGAAGGAAAATATCTGAGTTTTAGTGAATATTCAACTCCTGGTGAAGTACCTTGGGAAGAATTTGGTGTGGATGTGGTATTAGAGTGTTCGGGCAAGTTCCGAACTCCAGAATCACTTGCTCCTTACTTCAAGCGAGGCGTAAAAAAAGTAATTGTGGCTGCGCCAGTCAAGCAAGGTGCTTTGAATGTTGTCATGGGTGTAAACGATTATCTCTATAACCCACAAGAACACCATCTTTTGACAGCAGCTTCTTGTACCACTAATTGCCTTGCTCCAATAGTCAAAGTAATTCATGAAGGATTGGGTATTCGTCATGGGTTAATTACTACAATTCATGATGCAACGAACACGCAAACTGTCGTAGATGCGCCTCATAAAGACTTACGACGAGCTAGGGCTAATAGTTTATCTTTGATTCCAACAACAACAGGTTCTGCAACAGCAATTGGACTGATTTACCCAGAACTCAACGGCAAGTTAAATGGATTAGCTGTGAGAGTACCCTTACTAAATGCTTCCTTGACTGACTGTGTATTTGAAGTCGCAAAACCTACTTCTATAGAAGAAATCAATAGTCTTTTCAAGACAGCTGCACAAACTTCACTTCAAGGCATTTTAGGCTACGAAGAACTTCCTTTAGTTTCTGTGGACTATAAAGACGATCCTCGCTCTTCTATTGTCGATGCGCTTTCCACGATGGTGATAGACCAAACCCAAGTGAAAATCCTGGCTTGGTATGACAATGAGTGGGGTTATGTCAATCGCATGATGGAATTAGCTCGTAAGGTTGCTCTGAGCTTGAATTAA
- the arsJ gene encoding organoarsenical effux MFS transporter ArsJ, with amino-acid sequence MATSTASRANLKNYVLVTLAYWGFTITDGALRMLVLLYFNNIGYTPLQIAFLFLFYEIFGVVTNFLGGWIGSQLGLKVTLYSGIGLQVFALVMLALLNPNWAQWIAVLYVMVAQAFSGIAKDLTKMSSKSAIRLVVPQDAQSSLFKWVAVLTGSKNALKGVGFFVGSALLAAVGFVNSLLIMAGGLFLLMFSGLMLPKGMGKIKAKVKFTQLFSKSREINILSAARFFLFGSRDVWFVVGLPVFLRSVLNWSFYEVGGFLACWVIGYGVIQFLAPTLIQRFGSNRSPQAKTIQFWTFTLTVVPAVMALALQLGAPPNTVIVVGLIIFGIVFAFNSAVHSYLVLAFTDDDKVALNVGFYYMANSGGRLIGTVLSGLIYQLFGLVGCLWTSMFFVLAAGLVSLKLPDPQPTKAIAWKGGDGD; translated from the coding sequence ATGGCTACTTCTACTGCCTCACGTGCCAATTTAAAGAATTACGTGCTGGTGACACTTGCTTACTGGGGGTTTACTATCACTGATGGTGCTCTGCGGATGTTAGTGTTGCTTTATTTCAACAACATCGGTTATACACCTCTGCAAATCGCTTTTCTGTTCTTGTTTTACGAGATTTTTGGAGTTGTCACTAACTTTTTAGGTGGCTGGATTGGTTCCCAGTTGGGTTTGAAGGTGACGCTTTATTCAGGAATAGGATTGCAAGTTTTTGCTTTGGTAATGCTGGCGCTGCTCAATCCAAATTGGGCGCAGTGGATTGCAGTTTTGTATGTGATGGTGGCACAGGCTTTCTCAGGTATTGCCAAAGACTTAACCAAAATGAGTTCTAAGAGTGCCATCCGCTTAGTTGTACCTCAAGATGCTCAGTCTTCTTTGTTTAAGTGGGTAGCAGTGCTGACAGGCTCTAAGAATGCTCTCAAAGGAGTTGGCTTCTTTGTTGGTAGTGCATTGTTAGCTGCTGTTGGTTTTGTAAATTCTCTGTTGATTATGGCAGGTGGCTTATTCCTGTTGATGTTCTCAGGGTTAATGCTGCCAAAGGGTATGGGCAAAATCAAAGCTAAAGTCAAGTTTACCCAACTCTTTTCTAAAAGCAGAGAAATTAATATTCTTTCTGCGGCTCGCTTCTTTCTATTTGGTTCTAGGGATGTTTGGTTTGTCGTTGGATTACCTGTTTTTCTGCGGAGTGTTTTAAACTGGTCTTTCTATGAGGTAGGAGGATTTCTAGCTTGCTGGGTGATTGGTTACGGCGTGATTCAATTTTTGGCTCCTACTTTAATCCAACGTTTTGGTTCTAATCGTTCTCCTCAAGCGAAAACGATTCAGTTTTGGACATTTACTTTAACTGTAGTTCCAGCTGTGATGGCTCTGGCTTTACAGTTAGGTGCACCCCCTAATACCGTGATTGTTGTTGGGTTAATTATCTTTGGTATTGTCTTTGCTTTCAATTCTGCTGTTCATTCTTATTTGGTGTTAGCGTTCACCGATGATGACAAAGTGGCGCTGAATGTAGGCTTTTACTACATGGCTAACTCTGGTGGAAGATTAATCGGCACAGTCTTATCAGGCTTAATTTATCAGCTATTTGGGCTTGTCGGCTGTCTGTGGACTTCTATGTTTTTTGTATTGGCAGCAGGATTAGTATCACTCAAGCTACCCGATCCTCAACCAACAAAGGCGATCGCATGGAAAGGTGGAGACGGGGATTGA
- a CDS encoding ArsI/CadI family heavy metal resistance metalloenzyme, translating into MATLKTHVALKVTNLEKSIEFYQAMFGVEPMKHKVDYAKFDIASPPLNLTLNLTTSVVSGGALSHLGVQVESTEDVKAATKRFGDAGLNIFTEENTDCCYALQDKVWVTDPDGNKWEVFVVKVADTTPEQNLSTTVNSDDASAVATALKKPCCA; encoded by the coding sequence ATGGCTACTCTGAAAACTCATGTGGCTTTGAAAGTTACAAATCTAGAAAAGTCGATTGAATTCTATCAAGCGATGTTTGGCGTAGAACCGATGAAACATAAAGTTGACTATGCCAAGTTTGATATTGCCAGCCCACCCTTAAATCTGACGCTCAACTTGACTACAAGTGTGGTTTCTGGGGGTGCATTGTCTCACTTAGGCGTGCAGGTTGAGAGTACAGAAGATGTAAAGGCTGCGACTAAGCGGTTTGGGGATGCAGGCTTGAATATATTTACAGAGGAAAATACCGATTGCTGTTATGCCTTGCAAGACAAGGTATGGGTAACAGATCCAGATGGGAATAAATGGGAAGTGTTTGTAGTGAAAGTTGCAGATACAACACCTGAGCAAAATCTGAGTACTACAGTTAATTCTGATGATGCTAGTGCAGTTGCCACAGCTTTGAAAAAACCGTGTTGTGCGTAA
- a CDS encoding metalloregulator ArsR/SmtB family transcription factor has translation MKLTQQISSCCPSLLSGAIDSEQAAQMAAIFKVLGEPARLQVLSLIAAQPAKEACVCQLTEPLGLSQPTVSHHLKVLYEAGLLQKERRGTWIFYRLVPERIEALRNALALPTQTH, from the coding sequence ATGAAATTAACTCAACAAATTTCCAGTTGTTGTCCGTCGCTGCTTTCAGGAGCAATTGATTCCGAGCAAGCAGCGCAAATGGCAGCGATATTTAAAGTTTTAGGAGAGCCTGCCCGATTGCAGGTACTCAGTTTGATCGCTGCTCAACCCGCAAAAGAAGCCTGCGTTTGTCAGTTAACAGAGCCTTTAGGACTATCTCAGCCTACTGTCAGTCATCATTTGAAGGTACTGTACGAAGCGGGTTTATTACAAAAAGAACGACGTGGCACCTGGATTTTCTATCGTTTGGTGCCTGAGCGAATAGAAGCTTTGCGAAATGCTTTGGCTCTGCCTACGCAGACGCATTAA
- the arsB gene encoding ACR3 family arsenite efflux transporter, which yields MQKNHSQTNTVRVQAGSKLSFFERYLTLWVFLCILVGIALGRLFPGVAVALDAMSVYQVSIPIAVCLFFMMYPIMVKIDFTQAANAIRAPKPVILTLVVNWLIKPFTMVAFAQFFLGWLFRPLIAGSEIIRGAEVTLANSYIAGAILLGIAPCTAMVLMWGYLSYGNQGHTLVMVAVNSLAMLFLYAPLGRWLLAANDLTVPWQTIVLSVLIYVGLPLVAGMYSRYWIFKHKGREWFERRFLKYLSPVAITALLLTLVLLFAFKGELIVSNPLHILLIAVPLFIQTNFIFLISYVAALELNLSYEDAAPAALIGASNHFEVAIATAVMLFGLNSGAALATVVGVLIEVPVMLMLVEFCKRTAAWFPREPEKATLRDPRCINSFK from the coding sequence ATGCAAAAAAATCATTCGCAAACCAACACAGTTAGGGTGCAAGCTGGCAGTAAGCTGAGTTTTTTTGAAAGATACCTTACCCTGTGGGTGTTTTTGTGTATTTTGGTAGGCATTGCACTAGGTAGATTATTCCCTGGAGTTGCGGTGGCACTAGATGCAATGAGTGTGTATCAAGTGTCTATTCCAATCGCAGTCTGTTTATTTTTCATGATGTACCCAATCATGGTGAAGATTGACTTCACCCAAGCTGCGAATGCGATCCGCGCCCCTAAACCCGTGATTCTTACTTTAGTAGTGAACTGGTTAATTAAGCCATTTACGATGGTGGCTTTTGCTCAGTTTTTCTTAGGGTGGTTATTTCGCCCTTTGATTGCTGGCAGCGAAATCATTCGCGGTGCTGAAGTGACACTAGCTAATTCCTACATTGCAGGTGCTATTTTGCTGGGAATTGCACCTTGTACTGCAATGGTGCTGATGTGGGGATATCTTTCCTACGGCAACCAAGGACACACTTTGGTAATGGTGGCAGTAAATTCTCTGGCGATGCTGTTTTTGTATGCACCGTTGGGTAGATGGTTGCTAGCGGCGAATGATTTAACAGTACCTTGGCAAACAATTGTTTTGTCAGTGCTGATTTATGTCGGGTTACCTTTAGTGGCGGGAATGTACAGCCGTTACTGGATTTTCAAACACAAAGGTAGAGAGTGGTTTGAAAGGCGATTTTTGAAGTATCTAAGTCCAGTTGCCATTACCGCCCTATTGTTGACTTTGGTGCTGCTATTTGCATTCAAGGGTGAACTAATAGTTAGCAATCCCTTGCATATTTTGTTAATTGCTGTGCCGTTGTTTATCCAAACTAATTTTATTTTCTTGATTAGTTATGTCGCAGCATTGGAGTTGAATCTGTCTTATGAAGATGCCGCACCTGCTGCTTTAATTGGAGCTAGCAATCATTTTGAAGTTGCGATCGCTACTGCTGTAATGCTATTTGGCTTAAATTCGGGTGCAGCACTTGCCACAGTAGTAGGGGTTTTAATTGAAGTGCCAGTCATGTTGATGCTGGTTGAGTTTTGTAAGCGCACGGCAGCTTGGTTTCCACGGGAGCCAGAAAAAGCGACTTTAAGAGATCCGCGCTGTATTAATTCATTCAAGTAA
- a CDS encoding PstS family phosphate ABC transporter substrate-binding protein gives MSAAPKKLALALGVLVLATNCATNSNTSTQTQQPQKVTEVSNAETVKTVNVDGSSTVYPITQAIAKEFQTNSQNKSNQAQVKVNFSGTSGGFEKFCTGQTDISNASRPILKAEMDKCNKNNVRFIELPVAFDALTIAVHPQNNWAQDITIAELKKIWEPAAQNKITRWNQVRATWPDRPLKLYGAGDKSGTFDYFTEAVVGKPGDSRTDYTASEDDEVLVDGISKDPNALGYFGFAYFEENQNKLKALAVNNGQGAVSPSRQTVEKNTYQPFSRPLFIYVNAQSAQNKPAVKHFVDFYIENAPKIVSSIGYVPLTEEGYHLAKVHFNRGKVGTVFEGEAQINLTLGELLRKQAKF, from the coding sequence GTGAGCGCAGCACCAAAGAAATTAGCTCTTGCGCTTGGGGTATTGGTATTGGCAACTAATTGCGCAACAAACTCCAACACATCTACACAAACTCAGCAGCCACAAAAGGTAACTGAAGTCAGTAATGCCGAAACGGTTAAAACTGTAAATGTTGATGGTTCGAGTACTGTTTATCCCATTACGCAGGCGATCGCTAAAGAATTTCAAACAAATTCTCAAAATAAATCTAACCAAGCCCAGGTTAAAGTTAACTTTTCTGGTACTAGTGGTGGGTTTGAAAAATTCTGTACCGGGCAAACCGATATAAGTAATGCTTCACGACCGATTTTAAAGGCGGAGATGGATAAATGTAACAAAAACAACGTTAGATTTATTGAACTTCCAGTTGCCTTTGATGCTCTTACGATTGCCGTTCACCCACAAAACAATTGGGCGCAAGACATTACGATCGCCGAATTAAAAAAAATATGGGAACCCGCAGCCCAAAATAAAATTACCCGTTGGAACCAGGTACGTGCAACTTGGCCTGATCGTCCACTAAAACTGTATGGCGCTGGAGATAAATCTGGTACATTTGACTACTTCACAGAAGCAGTCGTTGGTAAACCTGGAGATAGCCGCACCGACTACACAGCTAGTGAAGATGATGAAGTATTGGTAGATGGTATCAGTAAAGATCCGAATGCCTTGGGTTACTTCGGTTTTGCTTACTTTGAAGAAAACCAAAATAAATTAAAAGCATTAGCTGTTAACAACGGGCAAGGAGCTGTCTCGCCATCGCGGCAAACAGTAGAAAAAAATACTTATCAGCCTTTTTCTCGACCATTATTTATCTATGTAAATGCTCAATCTGCTCAAAATAAACCAGCCGTCAAACATTTTGTTGATTTCTATATTGAGAACGCACCAAAGATAGTAAGTTCCATAGGCTACGTACCTTTAACAGAAGAAGGTTATCACCTCGCTAAAGTTCACTTCAATAGAGGCAAAGTAGGAACAGTTTTTGAAGGAGAAGCACAGATAAACCTGACTCTTGGAGAGTTGTTACGCAAACAAGCAAAATTTTAG
- a CDS encoding metalloregulator ArsR/SmtB family transcription factor yields MQSSSVIPNAIAAGFHALSEPLRIKVLELLRERELCVCDLCDTLGVSQSKLSFHLKTLKEAGLVIARQEGRWIYYSLNAPQFVVLEQYLAEYRRLSNILPARPCQDS; encoded by the coding sequence ATGCAATCCTCCTCTGTTATCCCCAATGCGATCGCTGCTGGCTTTCATGCCTTATCTGAACCATTACGGATTAAGGTATTAGAATTGCTGCGAGAACGCGAACTGTGTGTATGTGACTTGTGCGATACATTGGGGGTAAGTCAATCAAAACTATCTTTTCACCTCAAAACTCTTAAAGAAGCTGGTTTAGTCATCGCCCGTCAGGAAGGACGTTGGATTTATTACAGCCTGAATGCACCTCAGTTTGTTGTGCTTGAGCAGTATCTAGCGGAATACCGTCGCTTGAGCAACATCTTACCAGCCCGCCCATGTCAAGATTCATGA
- a CDS encoding aspartate aminotransferase codes for MNLDWIAPAERIKKLPAYPFARLDELKHKAREQGLDLIDLGMGNPDGATPQPVIEAAIKALQNPANHGYPPFEGTASFRHAVTSWYHRRYGVVLDPDSEALPLLGSKEGLGHLALAYINPGDVVLVPSPSYPVHFRGPLIAGGNVYSLILKPENNWLIDLAQIPDAVAEQAKILYFNYPSNPTAATAPREFFEEIVAFAKKYEILLVHDLCYAELAFDGYQPTSLLEIPGAKDIGVEFHTMSKTYNMAGWRVGFVVGNRHIIQGLRTLKTNLDYGIFAALQAAAETALQLPDSYLQEVQTRYCTRRDFLIQGLAQLGWNIPTTKATMYLWVPCSVGMSSTDFALWVLQQTGVVVTPGNAFGVGGEGYVRISLIADCDRLGEVLHRFKKAGIRYQAEAVVSSSQ; via the coding sequence ATGAACTTGGATTGGATCGCCCCGGCTGAACGCATAAAAAAACTACCTGCCTATCCATTTGCCCGCTTGGATGAACTTAAACATAAAGCGCGGGAGCAAGGATTGGATTTAATCGATTTGGGTATGGGTAACCCCGATGGGGCGACACCACAGCCAGTAATTGAAGCCGCAATCAAAGCTTTACAAAATCCTGCTAATCATGGCTACCCTCCCTTTGAAGGAACAGCTAGTTTCCGCCATGCCGTTACCAGTTGGTATCATCGTCGCTATGGAGTAGTTTTAGATCCAGATAGCGAAGCTCTGCCACTATTGGGTTCTAAGGAAGGATTAGGACATTTAGCACTGGCATATATTAATCCTGGTGATGTGGTTTTAGTACCCTCTCCATCCTATCCGGTTCATTTTCGCGGCCCTTTAATTGCTGGAGGAAATGTCTACAGTTTAATTTTAAAACCAGAAAATAACTGGTTAATTGATTTAGCACAGATTCCTGATGCTGTTGCCGAACAAGCAAAAATTCTTTATTTTAACTATCCCAGCAATCCTACTGCTGCTACTGCACCCCGCGAATTTTTTGAAGAAATTGTTGCTTTTGCTAAAAAATATGAAATCTTGCTGGTGCATGATTTATGTTACGCCGAATTAGCTTTTGATGGTTATCAACCAACAAGCTTGCTGGAAATTCCTGGCGCGAAAGATATTGGCGTAGAGTTCCACACCATGTCCAAAACTTATAATATGGCTGGTTGGCGGGTTGGGTTTGTGGTTGGCAACCGTCATATTATTCAGGGTTTACGGACACTGAAAACAAATCTAGATTACGGTATTTTTGCAGCTTTACAAGCAGCAGCAGAAACTGCTTTGCAACTACCAGATTCTTATTTACAGGAAGTCCAAACTCGCTACTGCACTCGCCGTGATTTTCTTATTCAAGGGCTGGCACAGTTGGGTTGGAATATTCCCACAACTAAGGCAACGATGTATTTGTGGGTTCCTTGTTCTGTAGGTATGAGTTCCACAGATTTTGCCCTTTGGGTATTGCAGCAAACGGGTGTAGTCGTCACTCCAGGTAATGCCTTTGGCGTTGGCGGTGAAGGATACGTGCGCATTAGTTTAATTGCAGATTGCGATCGCTTAGGCGAAGTTCTGCACAGATTTAAAAAAGCTGGTATCCGTTATCAAGCAGAAGCTGTTGTCTCTAGTTCACAATAG